cgtTCAAGACTTTTCTTCAATGACAGCCATACATGGATAAgttttgtcaaaatattttaGCATATTTATAACAAACACAATGTCTGATTATCAAGTAAAAGTTTCCtaatatgtaaacaaaactgaTCATGCTAAGCCTATATgtacttgtatttttttatgcatCATAATTTTTTGGCTTTCCAGATTTATTTTTCCTTGAATTTTCCTAAATGTATTTCCTTAAATATTATACTAACCAGATTTCAATGGATTGAAAAAATAGTACCGCCGTTCTAGTTTTCCCACGGCATGAATACTGGAGTAAAAAGTACACAGTTTTTGTCAAATTACAAATACAGAAATTATttatgaatttaaaaattatttctatgTCGGGAAATTCTTCCTTATATAGAAAGTATGAGATTGCCCGATCGAGAAATTTCATCCGATTTTTTAGAAGTTATTATAAACCATAACAAAgaaatctatattttttataaaacttttattaaagataaattaaaaattttttaacaaattatcatttttcaacgcaaaaatttggaaaataaaaaataacatgttGTTCTCCGGATATGAAAGAATTTaggaatgttaaaaaatattttcgttgaTTATCCTATAAGCAGtcgtttcaaaatttaaaacaaatcttGAACAGTgcctttttagatttttagaaaaagttttttttactctAAAGAATTGTGTTACCGTTTTAACCTGTTATTGGTTTTAAAGATACAGTCTATTCTCGATAAGTGGAACCTCCACAGGGCCGAAAAAATTGGTTCCACTTATCGAATGTTCTACCTGTCCGGATTACTCGATAAGTGGAACCTCTATAAAACCGAAAAAGAGTTCCACTCatcgaatttttttcttatctgAAATATCAGGAGACCGAGGAATTTAGGAATAATGAAAAACAGGGtgagaaacaaaagaaaattctttatACATATTTACGTTCGCATtcgaaaaaagaatgttttgtttaaaatgattCGAACGTGCTGTAGATGATTTTTCTTTCGGAAAAGTTCTacttttatgaaaaaatattgttcaagAGCCCCCAAAAATGGTTCCATTTATAgaaagttccacttatcgagGGTTCCAGTTATCGGATAAAATAAGAGAGGTTTGTTAATGCAAATCCAAGGGACCGGGGAAATTGGTTCCACTAAACGAAAGTTCCACTTATCCGGGGTTTCACTTATCGAGAGTAGATTGTGTACGATGATGTGATTTTAAATAGGTTGACGTCATACAATTTTTTTCCACGCAATTTCCCCCCAATGTGCCTTAAAACATCTGTACAAAATTTCATAGCAAAACAATGTTATCAAAATCGCTTTTAAAAGGAGGTCCCCTTCTCCAGCTCTGGTAGAACCCCTGAAACACCCGCCTAAACAGGGCTAACACAAATAAAAGTCAccagttaaaatttaattatttcttgGTGCTTACAATAAATTTAATTCGTGCACTTTTTTGACTTTGTTTcagtgcttgtttacattttaacatCAAATGAAATCTACTTTTATCTGTCGTTAAAGAGTAAACAAACCGAGAAGGCAAAGCTGATTTCAAAATTTACATGTgcataaaataatgaaaaaagaatcatatgtacaaaaaaacttaagaataaattataaataacaaTTTCAGCTAAACATTTACGTGTTAATATGTCAATATTTACAGTGAATTTTTATCTTGCCTCAGAAATTCCACAACTCTATGTTTTTTGGGCAAAGGGCACTTGTCACAACTAAATACATTAATATGGCACTGattgttaagataaatatgtacagaaatatatatattagctGTTATTACGTAAGTTACACTGCATGATTCACCCACACAGAAAATTGTATGAAAATATTACATAAATCAACAGGCGCaatatttattcaaaaaaacatcTATTCAAAAAGATATTTTGCAATAAACCAGAAGCATTTGACCAactataataatttaataaccaATTACATTTTACTTTGCACCCACTTTGGAAGAATAAGTTTTCTTATAGAACCTAAATATAGCCTTGGAAAGAAAGGCGTGATGCTAGTTTGCAGAACATATCAAATAttgaaataagaaataaataagTTACATTAAAAGTTCAAGCTTTTAAAACAAGGAAATGCTAACaatttcacataaaaatttacagATATTTATCGTTATTAAAAGTTAGTAAAACTTTACAAGAACTTTTTACTATATTAAGCagtacatgttttatttatataagcATGACAAGCATTCATAGGCTTAAATTTTGTCATTGTTTAAAgcctaagaaaatgttttaaagtttttatgttttttgttcgTGAGcagcttttttttttattcttcataTCTGAGTTATGTAATGATATTTATTTACTGACGTTCAAAATTCaaatgcgatatttttttcaaaaaagaatattttcagCCACATCATGTGTTGTCagatattttaataaatctttTTGCCATTAAGCTTAACCTAAGAATATGTGAGCCTAAAAAAATGTACTTTTCATAACCATCCTTAAGCCTTATCTTGAATTTtcaatttcttataaaaaaacatgcagtGCATCTGATTATTTAACCGGTGTAAAAACGTGTACTGAATTAAAAGAAATACAATTACTCCAATAAGGTCCTTCTTCTTGCgtagctatattttttattatgtgtGTAGACACAAAGGAAGTCATTTCCAAATACTTTTAATCAATCAgaacaaaaagaataaaatagaagtaaaataaatattattattaaaattaatactTAAACCAAATTAAGAGTCTTTCATCGCCCTCGACATTATACAGGTTGAGGGCCGTGAAAGACGTTTCCACACCTAAATGCATTTTGAAATCTCTGgcttttctttaaatataaTCTATGGTACTATAATAGTATGCCAAAAATTTTCCAGGTCTATTTTCTTaaggataaaaattttgttcataaaaaaattgaaaataagcgCTGATGTCATACATAAGGggttatatataaatttatgtttttagaTATATTTCTTTGTTTCAACCAGTGCTATGCCATTGGGACTATAAATGGGAATGCGTCTTTTAACATTCTAAATCTTCGAAAACTGGCATGCGCATAGGCCAGAAAATACTGGTTTATTGTGAAGAGAGTCGTTTTTAGGCCGAAGGGTAAATAAATCAGAAAAGATTTATGAGTagttctaaaatttcaaaatagaaTTAGTGCAAACTCTCTTTATCTAACATTCGCAACAAACAGCAGAATTTGTTCCATATAGCGAAAGCTCGAGgcatattttaattattttatttcttaagtCATCTCTCAAAAAAACTATTTGGTTATTGCTAGCTTTTCTCTCTTTCTCtctgctttttgtttttttaaaaaaagtgtaaagCGAGTTTAAAATAGAGAACGTTACTGTATGCcagttatttcttttttttatgtttctaaCCCCCAACCTATGTGTTTACATAGCGTGATATGCGAACATTAAATACTTTCAATTTTCTCTCAGTAATGAAACCACTTAAACCTTTATCATGTCTTGTGAACCAATTCATCCCTTCTGTATCACCATACCACCATCCAGAGCCAAATAATTTTGCTTTTTCTGTATTTATGCCATGGTCGAACGTACTAAATGGTTTCCCGGAATGGTAATCCACAAGGTTATTTtctcctaaaaaaatttaattataacatTAACACGTTTTATCTAGGTATGCTGGCTAGGTTTTAAAACACGTgcattatatagctagctattttttCACGGGTTCCCAAAAGTAAAACAAACTCAAGATGTCTCTAAAacctttttgtgaaaaaagaaatggaTAACAAGAGAAAGGAGCTGACAGGCACAGAAAAACTTCTGGTGGTAATtttcactttattttattgTGCAGTTCTAATACAGAATTTTAACACACCTTCCGCAATTCTCACAAAATGAATTAACTTGATTGGCTAACTAGTTTACTACTGGTTGTTTCCATGCATAACGTAGAGGAAATGTAGAACTGAATTTAAGTTTCCTTTAACCatatggaaaaaaaaaattattcacgtGGGGTAAACAATTTAATTAAGAAGCTCTTCCTGTTTTTTTCCGTTGTGcgaaaccctaaccctaacctaaACATTTAGCAAAACTTAATATTTCATTTAAAAGGTGAAAACTCTTTTCTCCAATGAATCTTATAGTACAAGGCGTTCTGAAATCCTCGACGTCACCAAATTTTTATATACACTTTTAGTTTTAGtcaaaaaacgaaaaataacCTTTTGTAATTGAAACACTATTTTTCACAAATAGTCGACTGGTGAAATGGAATGATAGCTTGACCTCTTTTCTTGTTAGCTTACAGTCTTCAAATTTTGTGGGATCGAGTTATTAGAAATATTCTTTATTAGAATTGAGCGTTAAAAATAGTAGAGAATTACACAAAAGCGATGTTGGAAAATTGCGTGAGTTTCTTGATTTGTTTAGTTACCTCCTTGTGAAGCGACGTGCATCCTGTAAAAATCCAATTCTGATGAAACAGTAAAATTATGCAGTTCAACATCGTATCGCTGGCCCGTTGAATCTGCTATATAGAAGGAAAGAATGACTGGTGGGTTTGTTAGTTGATGTAGCATTTCTAAACCAATCCAAAAATCTCCATTCTTGTTTACTTTACCAAAACCATTTCTGTATTCCTTCCAAGTCCTGTTGCCACTTAATTGGGAGTTTTTAAGAATCATAATAGACCCTAAAAAAGTCAAGGAAGTATATTATACTTGTAAAACTAGCTGATAAAACACGTGAAATAATTcccttaattaaaaatataaacaaaagttttcttaAATTGCAGAATATAGATTTTAGTGATGTTTTATACACGATGTTGTGGAAAATTGTAGGAAATATGAGTACCTTTGCCTGTCACGACCAGACAGACAGAATTAGAGTATTGACACAAAGGGACTAGTAGCCAAAACCAAGCAAAAATCCACTTACAGCATTGCTTAAAAATTACTGTGCTTGTTATTACGAGACGATTTGTTGTCAATCTTTTTAAAGCGATCAAACAATAAGCCAATTTTGGCGAAATAGACAATGTTAATTGTCCGTGGCTTTGCTCGTCTGTATTTTGTAACGAACTTATAGTTTTTTGCAGGTTTTAAAATCCGTCACAGTAAATCAGTTTACAATGCAATTACAATGCTAATCAAATCGATTTATTTTATCCCCTCATTTGTTTTATCCAATTTAACGTGTGtataaaaatgaaagtttttatatatgtaaaaaacgtGATTTTCAGGCAAAGCACGACTACTGTGGAGATGTTGTGTTGTCTTTCTCTCGCAGGGGAAGAGTGAGTTGTGATAacaacattttattatttttgttgtttaaaaaaacagctgATACACAAAGCACATATCAGTCATTTTGAAATGAATTATTGTTTGATCCGCTAATTAGTTACGTATGTTAAACCTTATTAACATTCGATTGTTTTCTCGATcaataaaatttactaaaactGACAGGCGCTAGAACATGCATAGGTTGGATCGCATCACGGATGATTTCAATAGAAACAAAAGACTTCAATCTCCTTCTTTATTTCTACCTCTATGATAAGAGAAATTGTTTAAGCCTCATATCTTCCTAACAATAAAATAGAATTGTAAAAACAACAGTATTGGAGTAACTTAGGgataaaatgaaaacgttttaaaTGAAATAGGCAACATAAAAAACATTGTGAAAAAAACCGTCGCGGTAAATTTAATTTGACATAcaataaaatcttaaatttatCACGTGATTTGTTCTAGCTAATTGAAAATGTAAACCAAAGTTTTACAAAATACGaaacaactaaaaaattttgatttaattaATTAATGAAAGATAAAACGTATACCCAGAAATTAGAATATATAATTAAGCTGCCTGAATTTAACAAGTTACATCCTAAACGAAAGAATGAAAAGAACCCAGTAATAAAAGAGCAAGAAATAATTACAACGAAATTGAAAGATTTCAAAGACAAAAAGAAGATTAGCGAGTCATTGTATCATCAATTAAAATCAACTGGTAGTCAACCCCCACGTTTATATGGCTTAACTAAATTTCATAAAACGAACACGCCAGTAAGACCAGTTTTGTCCATGCCAGGGTCAGCATACTATAAAATTGCTAACCAAGTTTCGAAATGGCTTTTTGTTGTTGAAGAATGTAATGTAAACTCTTTAATAAAATCGATTTCCGACTCTTTACATCAGATAGAATTGAATGAGAAAGACGAATTAATCAGCTTTGACGTGACCTCGCTGTATACGAACGTACCAGTTAATGAAGCAATAAATGACTATACAGAATTGCTGTTATCTGCGAAATATGATAAACCAACAGTAGATAAGcagacttttaaaaatttgctcATTATCTGCAGCTGCAATGTTATTATGGTAGCTAATAATGGATATTACAAGCAAATAGATGGATTAGCTATGGGTAGCCCACCGGCTCCCATGATAGCTAATGGTTGGCTTAGCTAATCTGATAATGAGATTAAAGACAACGCATTACTATTTTCAAGGTATATAGATGACATTCTTCGGAATATAAATAAGAATGAAATACATCGGAAGCTTGCGGAAATTAATGATTTATATCCTGCATTGAAATTTACAATAGAGAGGGAATCCGATGGTAGTCATCAATTCTTTTAAATGCTCATTAAACGAATTGGGCGCAAATTGTCCTCTACTTGGTACACCAAAGCCACTGATGCATGTCTAACTATGAATTTTCATTCCCTCGCACCGCTGAAATATAAACGATCTGTAGTCTCCGGTATGGCACATCGAATAGTGCGTGCTTGTAGTTCTTGGAAAGCTGTTCATGAAAGCCTAGCGAAAGCGAAacaaattcttaaaaataatcAATATCCTGTTTCACTCTATGAACCCATTATTAAGAAAGTGTTGGAATCAGTTATTATACCTAAAGAAATGAAAGGTGAAGTTGAATCAGATGAACAGATACCGTGTAAAATGATGTTCATCCAATATAGAGGATGCATATCACATAAGTTTGAACAGTGACTTAAAAGAATCGACGCTCCTTGTAAAGTTGCCTTTACGCTAAGAAAAGTGAAAGCCATATTACCAGCATTAAAGCCAACGATCGAAATACTTCTTAAAAGTGCTTTAGTTTATTAAATTGTATATCCATGGTGTAAATCGTGCTATGTGGGGCAAACAACCGGGCATTTACTAACCGCGTAAAAGAGCATACAAGGTCAACAAGTCCCGTTGGTAGTCACTTTATCGCATGCAATATCGCACTCACAATGGTTGACGTTGTCATACTTGTTTCATCAAGCAGATCGTCCCACCATTTAATGGTGTTGGAAGCGTTATATATTCGTCAAATTAAACCTACTTTGAACACACGGACGAATATAAAAGTCATACATTAGTTATTAAAATATAATGATAAACGACGTCTTCAGGGATGTTGGCAATagtttattataattattatttaaaatctgATTTAGATGTGTTATAACATTCCTTAGTATATTTTTTAAGCTGtgcataaattttttaattaaactgtttttaaactgttatttatttgttttatagaAAATGAATCTGATAATGAGTTACAAAGCACTCGAAATATTATATTCAATAAAACTGCGTTGTTGGTCATTaaaatttcccgaataaatCCTTACGCCACAATGTTTTTACCTTTCAAGATGAAATCAAATAGTTCTAATTTAATGTGTTTTACGTTTGGGTGGCATGTTTTATCCAATCCAAAGAACTTAGACATACATTAATTATGAGCCTTTTTCAGTCATTTGCAGTAACCAAAAGAGATGATAGCTTTATATTTTGAATGAAGATatgaatcaaaaattaaaatttgtatttaacAAACTGTCGTAAataatcgttcttgaaattttttttaaataactttagtATTGATCTGTTTTGCTGTCGGCATAATTCTTTATCCCCCTTAACTGTTCATtgaaagtacacgatcctataaatttccttgatcagcgtttaaagctctgcaagataaaataaatgaataaacaaatttcgatTAAACTTTGTTGTATatacactgctgacgtcattaaaattttagaaacaaAGGTAATCATAACTGTATGGTAGTTATATTAGATATCATCCGATCCTATTACCCTGTCATGATAAACCTTAAACATATAATTCTTACCATCAAGTCCTagacaaagaaaacaatatggAAGTCTCCAATTCACATTGTAAACTTGGAGATGATAGTTTCCAAGTGGACAAAAGCTTTTCTGATTGAGTTGAATATTTTGCTTTTGTTCGCATGTATATGTATTCAACCTCTCATCAGGAACACAAATCTTACGTGGATCGTTGCAGATATTATAATCGTTCGTGCAGTTGCTCTATGTATAAAGATTACATGTATAGATGTATAACatatataaaagaaatagaaaaaatattggAGAAGCAATAGAGAAGGATATAACATACCACAAAGGCAAAGTGAGATGTGATTTCATCCCATAAAAAGGCGCAATTTGCTTCAAACATGTCTTGATCAAGCAATTCACATTGGTATTGAGAGGGAGATTCTTCTTTCAAATTCAAACT
Above is a window of Hydractinia symbiolongicarpus strain clone_291-10 chromosome 3, HSymV2.1, whole genome shotgun sequence DNA encoding:
- the LOC130635928 gene encoding uncharacterized protein LOC130635928, with product MFWGTIFLAIIPSVVSTSNLERRKEIRQGVSVSWLNMRRYSNRILNIPAIASFSTTTKEKCGSLCLSTPTCRSLNLKEESPSQYQCELLDQDMFEANCAFLWDEITSHFAFVSNCTNDYNICNDPRKICVPDERLNTYTCEQKQNIQLNQKSFCPLGNYHLQVYNVNWRLPYCFLCLGLDGSIMILKNSQLSGNRTWKEYRNGFGKVNKNGDFWIGLEMLHQLTNPPVILSFYIADSTGQRYDVELHNFTVSSELDFYRMHVASQGGENNLVDYHSGKPFSTFDHGINTEKAKLFGSGWWYGDTEGMNWFTRHDKGLSGFITERKLKVFNVRISRYVNT